CACCGTCCAGGCCAGCACCGCCAGCAGGGCCAGGATGGTGTAGCGGCCCCAGGACACGGCGCCGTAGTCGTACATCACCCGGAAGACCCAGAGATCGCGGGCGCCGACCACCAGGCAGGCCAGGGCCGCCACGGCAAGCAGCACGGCGGCGAGCTGGCGGTCGCGTGCGGCGCGCAGGATCAGCGCCCCGCCGACGAGGATCAACACCCCCTGGCTGCCCGCCAGCACCGCGGTGCGCAGACCGGGCTGCACGCTGAGCCAGCCCAGCACGGTCAGCACCAGGGCCACCACCGCCCAGCCGGCCAGCAGTTGGCGCGCGCGCGGTCCGTCGCGGCCCACCACGGCCAGGGCATACAAGCTCATCAGCACGACGAACCAGGGGTAGGACACCTGGAAGAGCACGGCCAGGATGGGCGACCAGGCCTCGCTGCCGCCCGGCTCGAAGGCCGTCACCCGCCAGGCCCACAGCAAGCTGCCGACGCCGAAGCAGGCGTAGCCGAAATGCCGCACGCGCGAGGCCAGCAGCAGGGCCAGCGCGCCCATCACCGCGGCGGCCGCGCCCACCGCCCAGGCGCCGCGGCTCTGCAACTGGCCCAGGGCCACATGGCGCGGCTCCAGCAATTCCAGCGGGCCGACCCAGAGGCGCGACAGGCCGGCTTCGCGGCGCGGCTCGCCGTGCACCTCCAGCTCCAGCACATTGCCGCGGCTGCGCAGCAGGGCCGGCGGCAGGGCCACCAGGATGGGCTGCTGCGAGACATCGGGCAGGGGCTGGCGCTGGGTGCTGCCGAACTGGGCGATGGGCTCGCCATTGAGCACCACCCGCAGCACCAAACCGACGCGCGGGATGAAGAGCGCCGCCGGGCCGGCCTCCAGCGCGGCCTGTTCCAGGTCGATGCGGTAGCGCACGCCGCCTTCGCGCAGCGGTGCGCTGCGCTCCCAGGCATCGGGCAGGCGGGTCTCGCGCGGCGGCTCGCCGGGCAGCAGCAGGGTTGCGCGATCGACTTCCTGCACCAGCGGCCCGAGCGGCTCGGCCAAGCCGCTGCAGGCCGCCAGCATGCAGGCCAGCAGCAAGCCGGCCAGCCGACGCGCGATGCGCTTCACCGGCCGGCGTGGCGGTCGGTGCGCTGGCTGAGCTGCAACTTGCGGTAGACGTTGCGCACTTCCAGCGCCACACCGCGCTCGCTCAGGCCGAGGCGCTCGGCAATCTCCTCGGGCACGAAGCCCTGGGCGACCAGGCGCAGCACCTGCACCTCCAGGGCCGTCACCTCATGCCGGCTGGCGACCAGGGGGCCGTCCAGGCCCAGGCCGGTGTCGAAGCCGGGGTCGGTGTCCAGGCCGAGCAGGTCCAGGGCATCGGGCGGCGCCGGTTCGACCGGTGCCGGCTCGGCACGGCCCTCGAAGCGCTTGAGCAACTGCCGCGCGATGGCCGGCGAGATCGGCGATTCGCCCCGCGCGGCCTGCTCGACGGCGACGACCAGCTCCTCGGTCGTGCATCCCTTGAGGAAGTAGCCGTCGGCACCCGCCTCGATCGCGCGCAGCACGCGGATCTCGTCGCCGAAGACCGAGAAGACCAGGATGTGCGGATGCCAGACGCCCTCGATGGCCGGGGCGGCGCTGAGCTCGGCGATCAGCTCGGTGCCGTCGCCATCGGGCAGGCCCAGGTCGGACAGCAGCACATCGGGGCGCAGGCTGGGCAGCTCCTCGCGCGCCTGCGCCAGCCGGGCGGCATGGCCGACGCAGCGCAGGCGGGCCGTCTGGTTCAGAGCCTCGCGCACATGCTGGGCAATCAGGGGATCGTCTTCGACCAGGTAAACCGTCAGCACCTTGACTCCTCGTATGGTTCTCGCGCGTCGGGCCCCCTGCCCTCGCGATGCGCGACGGACTCCCCACGTGAAAGCCGCGATTGTCGCGTCGCGCGGCCGGGCCGGCACGCCAGCCCCGCGCGGCGGCGGACAGCCCCGCGGGGCTGCGGCTAAACTCAAAGCACAGCGCCGATTTGTTCCGGCTTGCGGGCGCTCAAGAAATGCAGCTAAACAGGGGCCGCGATCCCAGCACCGCCCGGCCTCGCTAGCGCAGCGACGCCGGGTTTTCGTTTTTCTGGACGCCTGAACACCGTGGATTTCCCGAGCAGCGTGGGCGAGGTGACGCCCCGGACCCTCCGGCTCGACAGCCCCCTGCTGCTGCGCAGCGGGGCCTCGCTGGCGCCGGTCGACCTGGTCTACGAGACCTACGGCACGCTCAGCCCCGCGCGCGACAACGCGGTGCTGGTCTGCCATGCCCTGAACGCCAGCCACCATGCCGCCGGCACCCACGCCGGCGTGGCACGCAGCAATGGCTGGTGGGACAACCTGATCGGCCCGGGCAAACCGCTGGACACGCGGCGCTTCTTCGTGATCTGCATGAACAACCCGGGCTCCTGCTTCGGCTCGACCGGGCCGACGCATCCGAACCCGGCCACCGGCCAGCCCTGGGGCGCCGACTTCCCGGTGGTGCAGGTGGAGGACTGGGTCGATGCGCAGGCCCGGCTGCTCGATGCCCTGGGCATCGACACCCTGGCCGCGGTGATCGGCGGCAGCCTGGGCGGCATGCAGGCCCTGGCCTGGACGGTGCAGTACCCGGAGCGGGTCCGGCATGCGGCGGTGATCGCCTCGGCCCCGGCGCTGTCGGCGCAGAACATCGCCTTCAACGAGGTCGCGCGACGCGCCATCGTGACCGACCCCGACTTCTACGAAGGCCACTACCTGAGCCACGGCACGGTGCCCAAGCGCGGCCTGCGCGTGGCGCGGATGATCGGCCACATCACCTACCTGTCCGACGACGTGATGGCCAGCAAGTTCGGCCGCGAGCTGCGCAACGGCCACCTGGCCTACACGACCCAGGGCATCGAGTTCCAGGTCGAGAGCTACCTGCGCCACCAGGGCGACAAGTTCAGCGAGTACTTCGACGCGAACACCTACCTGCTGATCACCCGCGCGCTCGACTACTTCGACCCGGCGCGCGCCCACGGCGGCTCGCTGCGCCGGGCGCTGGCCGCGGCGCGGGCCAAGTTCCTGGTCGTCAGCTTCACGACCGACTGGCGCTTCACGCCGCAGCGCTCGCGCGAGATCGTCAAGGCCCTGCTCGACAACCGGGCCGAGGTCAGCTACGCCGAGATCGATGCGCCGCACGGCCACGACGCCTTCCTGATGGAGGACCCGCGCTACCACGGCGTGCTGCGCCAGTGGTTCGACCGCATGGCCCGGAGCCTGTCGGGCGCGAAGGAGTTGCAGGCATGAATCCGCGCGGAGACTTCGAACAGATCGCCCGCATGGTGCCGGCCGGCGCCCATGTGCTGGACCTGGGCTGCGGCGACGGCAGCCTGCTGGCCCTGCTGCGCGAGACGCGCGGCTGCACCGGCTACGGCATTGAGCTTGACGATGCCAAGGTCGAGGCCTGCGTGGCCCGCGGCGTCAACGTGATCCAGCGCAACCTGGACGAAGGCCTGTCGCTGTTCCAGGACAACGCCTTCGATGTGGTGCTCCAGCTCGAAACCCTGCAGCACCTGCGCCGCACCGAGCTGATGCTGCAAGAGACGGTGCGGGTCGGCCGCATCGGCATCGTCAGCTTCCCGAACTTCGCGCACTGGCCGAACCGGCTGCGGGTGCTGGCCGGCCGCATGCCGGTGACCCGGGCCCTGCCCTACCAGTGGTACGACACGCCCAACATCCGGGTCGGCACCTTCGCGGAGTTCGAGATCCTCGCCCGCCAGCAGGGGCTGCGGCTGCGCGAGGCCTTCGGGCTCGACGGCGGCCGGCGCATCGACTGGCGGCCCAATCTGCGCGCGCCGACCGCGGTCTTCAGCTTCGAGCGCGGCTGAGCTGCCACGGCCGGCCGGGCGCCGGGGCGCCGTGGGCCGCTCGCATGCGGCGGCTCAGCGCCCGCCCGCGGGCGCGGCCGCCTGCGGCGCGGCCCCCGGCAGGCTGGCGGCATCCCAGCCGCCACCCAGGCTGCGGTAGACGCTGACCAGGGCGGTCGCCACCTCGGTGCGGGCGGCGGTTTCGGCCTCGCGGCTGGCCAGGGCCTCGCGCTGGGCATCGAGCACGCTCAGGTAGTCGTCGATGCCGGCGTCGTGGCGCAGCGTCGCCAGGCGCAGGGCCTCCTGGTTCTGGCGACTGGCCTCGGCCAGGCGCTGCACGCGCTCGCTGCCGCGGCTGTAGTCGCTGAAGGCGGCCTCGGTCTCTTCCAGCGCGGCGGCCACGGCCTGGTCGTAGCGCGCCAGGGCCTGGGCGCTGCGCGCCTCGGCCGCGGCGATGCGGGCGCGCAGCGCGCCCGAATCGAAGGGCGCCCATTGCAGGCCCGCCCCCAGGCTGTAGACACCCGCCCCGGCCCGGGCCAGGCCGCTGACGGTGGCGGCATTCAGGCCCAGCAGGCCCGAGAGCGAGACCTTGGGGAAGAGATCGGCCGTGGCCACGCCGATGCGGGCGGTGGCGGCGGCCAGCTCGCGCTCGGCGGCGATCAGGTCGGGCCGGCGTTGCAGCCAGGCGGCCGGCGTGCCGACCGGCAGCGCGCCGAGGTCGGTCAGCGGCAGGGCGGGCAGCGGGGCCGGCGACGCCAGCCGGGCCAGCAGCTCGCCATGCGCCTGGCCGCTGAGGGTGGCGATGCGGAAGGCCTGGCGCTCAATGCCGGCCCGCAGCGCGGGCAGGGCTGCCTCGGTGCCGGCCAGCAGGCCGCGGGCGCGGGCCAGGTCGAGATCGCTCGCCCGACCGGCCTCGCTGCGCAGGCGCAGCAGCTCGACCGAGGCGCGCTGGGCGCGCAGGGCCTCCTCGGTCGCGATCAGGCGCTGTTGCAGGCCGCGCAGGCTGAGGTAGCTGCCCGCCAGCTCGGCCACCAGGGAGACCTGCACCGCCTGCAAGCCGGCTTCGCTGGCCGCGACGGTGGCGGTGGCCGCCTCGCGGCTGCGGGCCAGGCCGCCGAAGAAATCCAGCTCCCAGCTTGCGACGAAGCCGGCGTTCAGGATGTTGCCGGTGCGGGCCTCGCGTGAAAGGCCCTGCGCCTGGGTCAAGGGAATGACCGTACGGTTCGCGCCGGCATCAATGCCGCCGCTGGGGCGCTGCGCCGCCTCGGCCTCGCGCAGGCCGGCGCGGGCCTCCTGCAAGCGGGCCAGGGCCAGGCGCAGCTCGGGGTTGGCGGCCAGGGCCTGCTCGACGAGACCGTCGAGCACCGGGTCCTGGAAGCCGCGCCAGAAGCGGGCGATGCGGGCCGGGTCGACGGCCTGGGTGTTGGGCGCCGCCGCGGCACCGGCCTGGGTGAAGCCGGCCGGCAGGCGGGTGACGGGCGGCTTGGCGTCCGGGCCGACGGTGGTGCAGGCAGCCAGCAGGGCGGCAGCGGCCAGCGGCGCCAGGCGCTGCAGGGGGCCGGGACCGCGGCGCAGGATGGACTCAGTCATGGGAGGCTCCGGCGGTCGGGCTGTCCGCGCCGTGGCCGTGGCCATGGCCGGCGCGAACCGGCATGGCCCGGCCGCGGCCGCGCATCAGCACATAGAATAC
This window of the Piscinibacter lacus genome carries:
- the metW gene encoding methionine biosynthesis protein MetW, producing the protein MNPRGDFEQIARMVPAGAHVLDLGCGDGSLLALLRETRGCTGYGIELDDAKVEACVARGVNVIQRNLDEGLSLFQDNAFDVVLQLETLQHLRRTELMLQETVRVGRIGIVSFPNFAHWPNRLRVLAGRMPVTRALPYQWYDTPNIRVGTFAEFEILARQQGLRLREAFGLDGGRRIDWRPNLRAPTAVFSFERG
- a CDS encoding sensor histidine kinase is translated as MKRIARRLAGLLLACMLAACSGLAEPLGPLVQEVDRATLLLPGEPPRETRLPDAWERSAPLREGGVRYRIDLEQAALEAGPAALFIPRVGLVLRVVLNGEPIAQFGSTQRQPLPDVSQQPILVALPPALLRSRGNVLELEVHGEPRREAGLSRLWVGPLELLEPRHVALGQLQSRGAWAVGAAAAVMGALALLLASRVRHFGYACFGVGSLLWAWRVTAFEPGGSEAWSPILAVLFQVSYPWFVVLMSLYALAVVGRDGPRARQLLAGWAVVALVLTVLGWLSVQPGLRTAVLAGSQGVLILVGGALILRAARDRQLAAVLLAVAALACLVVGARDLWVFRVMYDYGAVSWGRYTILALLAVLAWTVVDDFAHSARGLQALNRNLAERVAQKESELARAFDGAREREREQATRAERDRILREMHDGLGGRLVAAMALTQQVQRVETAETTPPTGSRLPAETGPPPPAETLRELRAALDDCLVELRLALDSLETDRRPLVEALAELRFRVEPSLRAAGIRLVWQPSDAVIDWSLPATDTLQVLRIVREALTNVIKHAQASTVWLRLAPLPPESPELPEASARLPSEAPSERVLAPWTEGARPEADRDIDPPETGAAPEAETEPAPSLGVCLSVIDNGLQRRQLAEGSDLPHFVPEGLHKGRGLANMERRAAALGARLSSGPSEEGWAVELRLPPRG
- the metX gene encoding homoserine O-succinyltransferase MetX, which translates into the protein MDFPSSVGEVTPRTLRLDSPLLLRSGASLAPVDLVYETYGTLSPARDNAVLVCHALNASHHAAGTHAGVARSNGWWDNLIGPGKPLDTRRFFVICMNNPGSCFGSTGPTHPNPATGQPWGADFPVVQVEDWVDAQARLLDALGIDTLAAVIGGSLGGMQALAWTVQYPERVRHAAVIASAPALSAQNIAFNEVARRAIVTDPDFYEGHYLSHGTVPKRGLRVARMIGHITYLSDDVMASKFGRELRNGHLAYTTQGIEFQVESYLRHQGDKFSEYFDANTYLLITRALDYFDPARAHGGSLRRALAAARAKFLVVSFTTDWRFTPQRSREIVKALLDNRAEVSYAEIDAPHGHDAFLMEDPRYHGVLRQWFDRMARSLSGAKELQA
- a CDS encoding response regulator, with translation MLTVYLVEDDPLIAQHVREALNQTARLRCVGHAARLAQAREELPSLRPDVLLSDLGLPDGDGTELIAELSAAPAIEGVWHPHILVFSVFGDEIRVLRAIEAGADGYFLKGCTTEELVVAVEQAARGESPISPAIARQLLKRFEGRAEPAPVEPAPPDALDLLGLDTDPGFDTGLGLDGPLVASRHEVTALEVQVLRLVAQGFVPEEIAERLGLSERGVALEVRNVYRKLQLSQRTDRHAGR
- a CDS encoding efflux transporter outer membrane subunit, which codes for MTESILRRGPGPLQRLAPLAAAALLAACTTVGPDAKPPVTRLPAGFTQAGAAAAPNTQAVDPARIARFWRGFQDPVLDGLVEQALAANPELRLALARLQEARAGLREAEAAQRPSGGIDAGANRTVIPLTQAQGLSREARTGNILNAGFVASWELDFFGGLARSREAATATVAASEAGLQAVQVSLVAELAGSYLSLRGLQQRLIATEEALRAQRASVELLRLRSEAGRASDLDLARARGLLAGTEAALPALRAGIERQAFRIATLSGQAHGELLARLASPAPLPALPLTDLGALPVGTPAAWLQRRPDLIAAERELAAATARIGVATADLFPKVSLSGLLGLNAATVSGLARAGAGVYSLGAGLQWAPFDSGALRARIAAAEARSAQALARYDQAVAAALEETEAAFSDYSRGSERVQRLAEASRQNQEALRLATLRHDAGIDDYLSVLDAQREALASREAETAARTEVATALVSVYRSLGGGWDAASLPGAAPQAAAPAGGR